In one window of Vibrio sp. JC009 DNA:
- the cas9 gene encoding type II-B CRISPR-associated RNA-guided endonuclease Cas9/Csx12: MKTISPIALDMGAKYTGVYLSQYQQGDTPECAEKTGMVVMHSDAMTYSQVDRTARRHQSRTAKRRKMAKRLLWLLLDKCYQIQFHSLGRTEREAINSLLNRRGFTYLSENVDEALLAVLPAEPYALYYHADLPRTGNLLEAYQVITSVVDTAKAFKNSEQYSLNAKEFEKVLPDDYKENKKQLSNGLKALRQGVDSFIKAELDGHKIRSAYLDNIRADIVNHADYQFLRDLLPVPPEQFANLVGHISNMQLRVLRRYFNDEAMKTNDIWLPEKLHKVFYRNLSAFHCKTELDKANQIALFEKRSIPILTLFETVVPALSIPPFEDQNNRRPPKCQSLLISVDAMEAHLPLWSAIVSKLADELERQGVVVKKGLELANIQNKEAWAQVLQRILELSRAHDPFQLRAWIAKEEKSGEFIQRSKDALGRVIQGQALESFIQFAIKFYQETADARHALWFEAPGRILKVCGQKPPHKANQLRELLSGAFSHNLTEGQEESFKYLWRENPRIGRRGIKGWCQLAAESQKEFGNALNHHIQRNVWLKEQGKKVEDKNLIEISEVVPKVAESIAKQLGIPAQRFSNVFDLAKLYNLMEQDQKGFSRNCRSCTKENNWRGEIVPDREDNEAAVGLRLPADTTRPFDGLLARLLDKQAYQIALAKIQQLPKEKQEEGISIPIIVEENRFRFTASLSEIKRNAKSKNDNLKRAERAEAQWLDKDERIKVASKGICPYTGEVLELGGEIDHIIPRAESKGRNKGVFNHEANLIYCSSTGNSTKDRSFYTLQNLHPAYLETQFGHSDRDAIKQELIRLCSAFIEKGSLISFTEIEAPELRQAIRHGLFVEELRFDLMRLLYQSTKTRVNGTQAYLAKLIMQKIRQNYTVNTVDFSVGYIEAEKGQSQRSRLAEKHPQFAKVEYQPVASHMVDAAMVMAEALRQPHTRDMLQTAGLDDSDWLFSILPKEAQIKRIEPKLKFEKASVQSQRLFKDGLYAEHFIPLIVTQDKLGVGFNNRNVIWVDGQAQAHELWWQALRPYLNGARDKTIYDVKQQAGTSFKAYSINKPAAFELLHRVAKENCSDEDHLAADLLESLHYATQKVSLRSALFNDQTKTFTANSKLLDEKGFSIKVEVKSRFLKAKQRKLDGKQLQYPGRHQWLKLTEHEFVCQNQGRKLGKEEFFDESGYQSMLEELFPRHITNTRQHKKVRKEWSLPKIDSPSGGYRVKRKNADKSDVWQLFGVEGLSASGFKRSGEEIDFSEDVPIQGIEQSRNLIAVGSRHQVKADAECFNNWRKVPAELLGDVPVQGLMLSPNSKSRFRHRVFVSVKDFMENVIPLVQGGEEIKHWSQLPAEIKLITPKSWLELFGDLFGKPRSNLFVTQVGDVVSLEYIVESSNKAMRQVYQLGEPV, encoded by the coding sequence ATGAAAACAATATCGCCAATTGCGCTTGATATGGGGGCTAAATATACCGGGGTTTATCTTTCTCAGTATCAGCAGGGAGATACCCCGGAATGTGCAGAAAAAACAGGTATGGTCGTGATGCATAGCGATGCCATGACCTATTCTCAGGTTGACCGTACAGCCAGAAGACATCAGAGCAGAACGGCTAAGCGAAGAAAGATGGCAAAACGTCTTTTATGGCTGTTACTGGACAAATGTTATCAGATCCAATTCCATTCTCTGGGACGTACAGAGCGTGAAGCAATAAACAGTTTGCTTAACCGGCGGGGATTTACCTACCTGTCGGAAAACGTGGATGAAGCTTTGTTAGCAGTATTACCTGCTGAACCTTATGCTCTTTACTATCATGCAGACTTACCAAGAACAGGTAATTTATTGGAAGCTTATCAGGTTATTACTTCTGTGGTAGATACAGCCAAAGCGTTCAAGAATTCAGAGCAGTATAGTTTGAATGCAAAAGAGTTTGAGAAAGTTTTGCCTGATGATTACAAAGAAAACAAGAAACAGCTTTCAAATGGTTTAAAAGCCTTGAGGCAAGGAGTTGATAGCTTTATCAAGGCTGAGTTGGACGGGCATAAAATCCGTTCTGCTTATCTGGATAACATTCGTGCAGATATTGTTAATCATGCTGATTACCAGTTTCTACGTGACCTTTTGCCAGTACCACCTGAACAGTTTGCAAACCTGGTAGGACATATCAGCAATATGCAACTTCGTGTGCTTCGCCGTTACTTTAACGATGAAGCAATGAAAACAAATGATATTTGGTTGCCTGAAAAACTGCACAAAGTTTTCTATCGAAATTTAAGTGCCTTTCATTGCAAAACAGAGCTAGATAAAGCCAATCAGATCGCTCTATTTGAAAAGCGTTCCATACCCATTCTCACACTATTTGAAACCGTGGTTCCCGCGTTGTCGATTCCTCCCTTTGAAGATCAAAATAATCGTCGCCCGCCAAAATGTCAGAGTCTTTTGATATCAGTTGACGCAATGGAGGCGCACCTTCCTTTATGGTCTGCCATTGTTTCTAAACTGGCGGATGAATTGGAGCGTCAAGGTGTAGTTGTCAAAAAAGGACTGGAGTTAGCGAACATTCAAAATAAAGAAGCATGGGCACAAGTACTGCAAAGAATACTGGAGCTTAGCCGCGCTCATGACCCATTTCAGCTAAGGGCCTGGATAGCTAAAGAAGAGAAGAGTGGTGAGTTTATCCAGCGAAGTAAAGATGCTTTAGGAAGGGTTATTCAGGGGCAAGCTTTGGAGTCCTTCATTCAATTTGCCATTAAGTTCTATCAAGAAACAGCAGATGCCCGTCATGCACTATGGTTTGAAGCCCCGGGTCGGATATTAAAAGTGTGTGGTCAAAAACCTCCTCATAAAGCTAACCAGCTTCGCGAACTGTTGTCCGGTGCATTTAGCCATAACTTGACAGAAGGGCAGGAGGAGAGCTTTAAATACTTATGGAGAGAAAACCCTCGAATTGGCAGGCGAGGTATCAAGGGGTGGTGTCAGCTTGCAGCAGAGTCACAGAAAGAGTTTGGCAATGCGCTTAATCACCATATTCAGCGCAATGTATGGCTAAAAGAACAAGGTAAAAAAGTTGAAGATAAGAACCTTATTGAGATTAGTGAGGTAGTACCAAAGGTTGCCGAGAGTATTGCGAAGCAGCTTGGTATCCCTGCACAGAGATTCAGCAATGTTTTTGATTTAGCTAAGCTCTATAACCTGATGGAGCAGGATCAGAAAGGCTTTAGTCGTAACTGCCGTAGCTGTACCAAAGAGAACAACTGGCGCGGCGAAATCGTGCCGGACAGAGAAGATAATGAGGCTGCAGTTGGACTTCGATTACCTGCGGATACCACTCGTCCATTTGATGGTCTGCTTGCCCGCCTGTTGGATAAGCAAGCCTATCAGATTGCCTTGGCTAAAATTCAGCAACTGCCAAAGGAGAAGCAGGAAGAAGGAATTTCTATACCAATTATTGTGGAAGAGAACCGCTTTCGGTTCACTGCATCGCTAAGTGAGATAAAGCGAAATGCCAAAAGCAAGAATGACAATCTGAAGAGGGCAGAACGAGCAGAAGCGCAATGGCTGGATAAAGACGAAAGAATAAAAGTGGCGTCAAAAGGTATATGTCCTTACACCGGAGAGGTTTTGGAATTAGGCGGAGAGATTGACCATATCATTCCAAGAGCAGAATCAAAAGGACGCAATAAAGGGGTATTTAACCATGAAGCGAACCTGATTTACTGCTCTTCAACAGGGAACAGCACAAAAGATCGCAGCTTTTATACACTGCAAAACCTGCATCCCGCCTATCTTGAGACTCAGTTCGGTCATAGTGACAGAGATGCGATTAAACAGGAACTTATCCGACTTTGTAGCGCTTTTATAGAAAAGGGAAGCTTAATCAGTTTTACTGAAATAGAAGCTCCTGAGCTGAGGCAAGCTATCCGGCACGGGTTGTTTGTTGAAGAGCTCAGATTCGATCTTATGCGTTTGCTTTATCAGTCAACCAAAACAAGAGTAAACGGAACGCAGGCTTATCTTGCAAAGTTGATCATGCAGAAAATTCGACAGAACTACACAGTGAATACGGTAGATTTTTCTGTCGGGTATATTGAAGCAGAAAAAGGGCAGTCACAGCGTTCCCGGTTAGCAGAGAAACATCCTCAGTTTGCCAAAGTCGAATATCAACCAGTTGCCAGCCATATGGTTGATGCTGCTATGGTAATGGCAGAAGCTCTAAGGCAACCTCATACCAGAGATATGTTACAAACGGCCGGACTGGATGATTCTGACTGGCTGTTCTCCATTTTGCCAAAAGAGGCTCAGATAAAACGAATTGAGCCTAAACTAAAATTCGAAAAAGCGTCGGTTCAAAGTCAGCGCCTGTTTAAAGATGGTTTGTATGCGGAGCATTTTATTCCACTGATCGTGACTCAAGACAAGCTGGGTGTTGGGTTTAACAATAGGAACGTAATATGGGTGGATGGTCAGGCTCAGGCCCACGAGTTGTGGTGGCAGGCACTAAGGCCATATCTGAACGGTGCGCGTGATAAGACTATTTATGATGTAAAGCAACAGGCCGGAACGAGCTTTAAGGCTTATAGCATTAATAAACCAGCGGCATTTGAGTTATTACACAGAGTGGCAAAAGAGAACTGCAGTGATGAAGATCATCTTGCTGCAGATCTACTTGAATCCCTTCACTACGCCACTCAGAAGGTGAGTTTACGTTCGGCGCTGTTTAATGATCAGACAAAAACCTTTACAGCCAACAGTAAGTTGCTGGATGAAAAAGGTTTTAGTATCAAAGTGGAAGTAAAGAGCCGATTTTTAAAAGCCAAGCAAAGAAAGTTGGACGGTAAGCAGTTGCAGTACCCAGGCAGGCATCAGTGGTTAAAGTTAACAGAGCATGAGTTTGTATGCCAGAATCAGGGGCGAAAACTTGGGAAAGAGGAGTTTTTTGATGAGTCTGGATATCAGTCTATGCTGGAAGAACTCTTTCCCCGGCACATTACAAATACCCGTCAGCATAAAAAGGTAAGGAAAGAATGGTCGTTACCAAAAATAGACTCACCATCAGGTGGTTATCGGGTAAAACGTAAAAATGCAGACAAAAGTGATGTGTGGCAACTATTTGGTGTGGAGGGTTTATCTGCTTCAGGCTTTAAGAGAAGTGGTGAAGAAATTGATTTCTCTGAAGATGTGCCTATTCAGGGTATTGAACAGAGCAGGAATCTTATTGCTGTTGGTTCCAGGCACCAAGTTAAGGCCGATGCAGAGTGTTTTAATAATTGGCGTAAAGTTCCGGCTGAATTACTTGGTGATGTTCCTGTGCAGGGCTTAATGCTATCTCCCAACTCAAAATCCCGATTCAGACATAGAGTATTCGTATCGGTTAAAGATTTTATGGAAAACGTTATTCCTCTTGTTCAGGGAGGAGAGGAGATAAAGCACTGGAGCCAATTACCTGCAGAAATTAAGTTAATAACGCCTAAGAGCTGGTTAGAATTATTTGGAGACTTGTTTGGTAAGCCTCGTTCTAATCTATTTGTAACTCAGGTCGGTGATGTAGTTTCGCTGGAGTATATTGTTGAAAGCTCAAATAAAGCGATGAGGCAGGTTTATCAGTTAGGGGAGCCAGTCTAG
- the flgK gene encoding flagellar hook-associated protein FlgK yields the protein MASDLLNVGTQSVLTAQRQLNTTGHNISNANTEGYSRQSVIQGTNMPRQYGGETYGMGVHVENVRRSWDQFAVRELNVSETNLSNSAEIEESLETLTGMLSSLASKKIPENLNEWFDSVKTLADSPNDMGARKVVLEKAGLISQNLNTFYETVRQQSSNVNKKLDLAVERMNEIAVEIRDLHRLMMKTPGPHNDLMDTHERLVKELSEYTKVTVTPRKNNEGFNVHIGNGHTLVSGTEASTLVMVDGEPDAQQRQLAMIEGKGLKQIKHDGIDGKMAALFRTRDELVPNVQDELGRLATAFSYEINELQAHGLDLRGDVGADIFTDVNSERIAKSRVITGNNSQADLAAFIEDTSQLQGGDYHLRYDGSDYTFIKPDGEMVKVPVEDSSLYIDGMRIELRTAPQAGDKIIIRPVRLGAEQIKVVMDDAAKITAQSYESSLTSENGDADFRVLVAGELKEFQVLVSPTGDKFAVLDTKGNVLLQPQEYPPSGPVTVQGTTFSLSAGAAADDRFAANLTPAEGDNGNLRKMQDLQTERKLDDGNSSLLEVYHNLNTDMGLKMSTAIRLTDVARLENEASLERVASVSGVNMDEEAANMMKFQQAYMASSRIMQVANDTFDTILALR from the coding sequence ATGGCATCGGATTTGTTGAATGTTGGTACTCAGAGCGTTTTGACCGCTCAGAGACAACTCAACACCACAGGTCATAACATTTCGAATGCTAATACTGAAGGTTATAGCCGTCAGTCTGTCATTCAGGGGACTAATATGCCTCGCCAATATGGCGGCGAAACCTACGGCATGGGCGTGCATGTGGAAAATGTTCGCCGCTCCTGGGATCAGTTTGCCGTTCGTGAACTGAATGTTTCTGAAACTAATCTGTCAAACAGCGCGGAAATAGAAGAGAGCCTTGAAACTCTGACAGGAATGCTTTCTTCTCTGGCTTCTAAGAAAATCCCTGAAAACCTGAATGAATGGTTTGATTCAGTTAAGACTCTGGCGGACTCACCCAACGATATGGGCGCGAGAAAGGTTGTACTGGAAAAAGCAGGCCTTATCAGCCAGAACCTGAATACCTTCTACGAAACCGTTCGGCAGCAGTCATCCAATGTGAATAAGAAGCTGGACCTTGCCGTTGAGCGCATGAACGAAATTGCCGTTGAGATCCGCGACCTTCACCGCCTGATGATGAAAACACCGGGGCCGCATAACGATTTGATGGATACCCATGAAAGACTGGTTAAAGAGCTTTCAGAGTACACAAAAGTGACGGTAACACCACGTAAGAACAACGAAGGCTTTAACGTTCATATCGGCAATGGTCACACTCTGGTTTCAGGTACTGAAGCAAGTACTCTGGTTATGGTTGACGGTGAGCCGGATGCCCAGCAACGCCAACTTGCCATGATCGAAGGTAAAGGTCTTAAACAGATTAAACATGACGGCATTGACGGCAAAATGGCTGCTCTGTTCAGAACCCGTGATGAACTGGTTCCCAATGTGCAGGATGAACTTGGCCGCCTGGCAACAGCTTTCTCATACGAAATTAACGAGCTTCAGGCGCACGGTCTGGATCTTCGCGGCGATGTGGGTGCCGATATCTTTACCGATGTGAATTCTGAGCGAATTGCTAAATCACGCGTTATCACCGGCAACAACTCACAGGCCGACCTGGCTGCATTTATTGAAGACACCAGCCAGCTACAGGGTGGCGATTATCATCTCCGTTATGATGGCAGTGATTACACCTTTATTAAGCCGGATGGCGAGATGGTGAAAGTGCCGGTTGAGGACTCATCGCTTTATATCGATGGTATGCGTATTGAGCTGAGAACGGCTCCGCAAGCCGGTGACAAAATCATTATCCGTCCGGTACGCCTTGGTGCTGAGCAGATCAAAGTGGTCATGGACGATGCGGCAAAAATTACCGCACAGAGCTATGAAAGCTCACTGACATCAGAAAACGGCGATGCGGACTTCAGAGTCCTGGTTGCCGGTGAATTGAAAGAGTTTCAGGTACTGGTTTCTCCTACCGGCGACAAGTTTGCCGTGCTGGATACAAAAGGTAATGTGCTGCTTCAGCCACAGGAATATCCGCCTTCAGGCCCGGTAACTGTTCAGGGAACCACATTCAGCCTGAGCGCCGGAGCGGCAGCCGATGACCGCTTTGCCGCGAACCTGACTCCGGCAGAAGGTGATAACGGCAACCTGAGAAAAATGCAGGATCTGCAGACAGAAAGAAAACTGGACGACGGCAACTCCAGCCTTCTTGAGGTTTACCATAACCTGAATACGGATATGGGGCTGAAAATGTCCACGGCTATCCGCCTGACAGATGTTGCCCGTCTTGAGAACGAAGCTTCTCTTGAGCGTGTTGCCTCCGTGTCCGGAGTTAACATGGATGAAGAAGCGGCGAATATGATGAAGTTCCAGCAGGCATATATGGCTTCATCCCGAATCATGCAAGTGGCGAACGACACGTTCGACACTATTCTGGCTTTAAGGTAG
- a CDS encoding flagellar basal body P-ring protein FlgI produces the protein MKKLMVLIFSAVALISSAQAARIKDVAEVAGVRSNQLVGYGLVTGLPGTGESTPFTEQSFNAMLQNFGIQLPQGTKPKTKNVAAVIVTAELPPFSKQGQKVDVTVSSIGSAKSLRGGTLLQTFLKGLDGEIYAVAQGNLVVSGFSAEGADGSKLVGNNPTVGLISSGAMVEREIPSPFTRGDYITFNLIESDFTTAQRMADAINNFLGPQMANATDMTSVKVRAPRDASQRVAFLSAIENLEFNPADGAAKIIVNSRTGTIVVGQHVKLKPAAVTHGGMTVAIKENLSVSQPNAFAGGETVVVPDTDIQVTEEDGKMFKFEPGLTLDDLVRAVNEVGAAPSDLMAILQALKQAGAIEGQLIII, from the coding sequence ATGAAGAAATTAATGGTGTTGATATTCTCTGCTGTAGCGCTGATAAGCAGTGCACAGGCGGCAAGAATCAAAGATGTTGCAGAAGTTGCCGGTGTTCGTAGTAACCAGTTAGTGGGTTATGGATTGGTAACCGGTCTGCCGGGCACAGGTGAGTCAACACCATTCACCGAGCAGAGCTTTAACGCCATGCTGCAGAACTTTGGTATTCAGTTGCCGCAGGGCACCAAGCCAAAAACCAAAAACGTGGCCGCAGTGATTGTTACCGCAGAGCTACCGCCATTTTCCAAGCAGGGTCAAAAAGTCGACGTTACGGTCTCTTCTATCGGTTCAGCGAAAAGCCTGAGAGGCGGCACACTGCTTCAGACATTCCTGAAAGGTCTGGATGGTGAGATTTATGCCGTTGCTCAGGGGAATCTTGTAGTCAGCGGATTTTCAGCAGAAGGTGCTGACGGCTCTAAGCTGGTTGGTAACAACCCGACCGTTGGCCTGATCTCCAGCGGTGCTATGGTGGAAAGAGAAATCCCAAGCCCGTTCACCCGTGGCGACTATATTACCTTTAATTTGATTGAGTCCGATTTCACTACTGCTCAGCGCATGGCGGATGCAATAAATAATTTCCTTGGCCCACAGATGGCAAATGCTACCGATATGACCTCTGTAAAGGTCAGAGCGCCGCGTGATGCCAGTCAGCGTGTGGCATTTCTTTCTGCTATCGAAAACCTGGAATTTAACCCGGCTGATGGTGCGGCAAAAATCATTGTTAACTCGCGTACCGGTACCATTGTTGTGGGTCAGCATGTAAAACTGAAACCGGCTGCAGTTACTCATGGTGGTATGACTGTGGCGATCAAAGAGAATTTAAGCGTCAGCCAGCCAAATGCGTTCGCTGGTGGCGAAACGGTTGTTGTGCCTGATACGGATATTCAGGTAACCGAAGAAGACGGTAAGATGTTTAAGTTTGAACCAGGCCTGACATTAGACGATCTGGTTCGGGCGGTAAACGAAGTGGGCGCGGCTCCTTCAGATTTAATGGCAATTTTGCAGGCTCTTAAGCAGGCAGGTGCCATCGAAGGTCAGTTGATCATTATCTAA
- the flgL gene encoding flagellar hook-associated protein FlgL, whose amino-acid sequence MVSRISSFHNYQSVQNDLRRQEAKVIHNQAQLASGKKLMKSSDDPLATHYIQSIGQQSEQLSQYMDAIVLVRNRLEHHEVLIANSEEYVDEAKRTVMEMINGSHSQADREAKARELQEVFANLLNLANSQDESGNYIFAGTKPKNQPFFRDNAGNVTYAGDSYHRKMKISNQLEMPINDPGNQVYTEIENPFGDYSPTYQLQEASELLLERANNTDYFDESVYKITFVDMGAGNYGYQLEQNGSVVAAQEFDPKVGIQYEGLNIDIKGQITAGDSITLEPQKTISVFDSFKNAIALQEKPVSDADATAFLHRITKEFNAAFIHLGKTRTDVGARLETLDIQEDLHEDFKLTLAKSKSAFEDLDYSQAVIDFNENSLALEASQKAFGKVKDLTLFNYL is encoded by the coding sequence ATGGTTAGTCGTATTTCAAGCTTCCACAATTACCAGTCGGTTCAGAATGATCTGAGAAGACAAGAAGCCAAAGTTATTCACAATCAGGCCCAACTGGCATCAGGTAAAAAACTGATGAAGTCCAGTGATGACCCGCTGGCGACACACTATATCCAGTCGATTGGTCAGCAGAGCGAACAGCTTAGCCAGTATATGGATGCCATTGTTCTGGTGAGAAACCGTCTTGAGCATCATGAAGTTCTGATTGCGAACTCTGAAGAATACGTTGATGAAGCAAAACGAACCGTTATGGAAATGATCAACGGTTCGCACTCCCAGGCTGACCGCGAGGCAAAAGCACGCGAGCTGCAGGAAGTTTTCGCCAATCTGCTTAATCTGGCCAACAGCCAGGATGAGTCCGGCAACTATATCTTTGCCGGTACCAAGCCAAAGAATCAGCCGTTTTTCAGAGACAACGCGGGTAACGTGACTTATGCCGGTGACAGCTACCACCGTAAGATGAAGATTTCTAATCAGCTGGAAATGCCGATTAACGATCCCGGTAATCAGGTGTATACCGAGATTGAAAACCCGTTTGGAGATTACTCTCCGACTTATCAGCTTCAGGAAGCGTCTGAGCTGCTTCTGGAGCGGGCAAATAACACGGATTACTTTGACGAGTCAGTTTATAAGATCACCTTTGTTGATATGGGGGCCGGCAACTACGGGTATCAGCTTGAGCAGAACGGCAGTGTGGTTGCCGCTCAGGAGTTTGACCCTAAAGTTGGTATTCAGTACGAAGGGCTAAACATCGATATTAAGGGGCAGATTACTGCCGGTGACAGTATCACGCTTGAACCTCAGAAGACTATCAGCGTTTTTGACAGCTTTAAGAACGCCATTGCGCTGCAGGAAAAGCCGGTTTCTGATGCTGATGCCACGGCCTTTTTGCACCGAATCACCAAAGAGTTTAATGCGGCGTTTATCCATCTTGGCAAAACCCGTACAGATGTGGGTGCCAGACTGGAAACCCTGGATATCCAGGAAGATCTGCACGAAGACTTTAAGCTGACACTGGCAAAATCAAAGAGTGCCTTTGAAGATCTGGATTATTCCCAGGCTGTCATCGATTTTAATGAGAATTCATTAGCGCTGGAGGCTTCACAAAAAGCCTTCGGTAAAGTGAAAGACCTGACTCTGTTTAACTACCTGTAA
- the flgJ gene encoding flagellar assembly peptidoglycan hydrolase FlgJ, with translation MINNGNDIGFIHDIASLDNLRKDAVGGDDSDQKAALKAAAKQFESIFTNMLFKSMRDANATFESDLMKSQNQDFYRQMLDEQMASELSSSGSLGLADMIVAQLSAGTDMQDDTEVVMRNAAMDTSLRLPVDQSKARKVADDAINVMAANKVKEPSTFESPEQFVESMKPYAERAAKALGIEPSLLIAQAALETGWGKKVIKNSLGSSNNLFNIKADRSWKGDKVATQTLEFHDNVPVKENASFRAYNSYEESFSDFVRFLNQNPRYHETLAQNSGSESFIHGIHKAGYATDPKYAEKVLDVKARIDRM, from the coding sequence GTGATTAATAACGGAAATGACATCGGCTTTATTCATGATATCGCCAGCCTGGATAACCTGCGTAAAGACGCAGTGGGCGGCGATGACAGTGATCAGAAGGCAGCGCTTAAGGCTGCGGCAAAGCAGTTTGAATCTATCTTTACCAATATGTTGTTCAAGTCCATGCGTGATGCTAATGCCACGTTTGAATCGGATTTGATGAAGAGTCAGAATCAGGACTTCTATCGTCAGATGTTGGATGAGCAGATGGCCAGTGAGCTTAGTTCCTCTGGATCATTGGGACTCGCCGACATGATAGTCGCCCAGCTAAGTGCCGGTACCGATATGCAGGATGATACTGAAGTGGTGATGCGTAATGCCGCCATGGATACCTCTCTGCGCCTGCCGGTTGACCAGTCCAAAGCGAGAAAAGTAGCAGACGATGCCATTAACGTTATGGCTGCTAACAAGGTGAAAGAGCCTTCAACCTTTGAAAGCCCTGAGCAGTTTGTTGAGTCCATGAAGCCGTATGCAGAACGTGCAGCCAAAGCCCTTGGCATTGAGCCGTCACTGCTTATTGCTCAGGCCGCACTGGAAACCGGCTGGGGTAAAAAGGTTATCAAGAACTCGCTGGGCAGCAGCAACAACCTGTTTAACATCAAAGCCGACAGAAGCTGGAAAGGCGATAAAGTGGCAACCCAGACCCTGGAATTCCACGATAACGTCCCTGTTAAAGAAAATGCTTCTTTCCGTGCCTACAACAGCTACGAAGAGAGCTTCAGCGACTTCGTCCGCTTCCTGAACCAGAACCCGAGATACCACGAAACCCTGGCACAGAACAGCGGTTCTGAGTCCTTTATCCACGGGATTCATAAGGCGGGATATGCGACGGATCCTAAGTACGCGGAGAAGGTGCTGGATGTTAAGGCGCGGATAGATAGGATGTGA
- a CDS encoding flagellin, giving the protein MAVTVSTNVAAMTSQRYLNKATDNLNTSMERLSSGHKINSAKDDAAGMQISNRLNAQSRGLDVAMRNANDGISIAQTAEGAMNESTAILVRMRDLSLQSANGSNSMSERQAIHEEVTALQDELNRIAETTSFGGRRLLNGTFGEAAFQIGANSGEAMIMGLTSIRADDYRMGGETYYSELPEGQSIGKDWGVPADANTMTLTLKGVNEGEDEIININAKAGDDIEELATYINGQTDMLTASVGENGLLQIFVAEPNAGDGLDIAGPLAGQIGLGGAEAVNTTAQDIDVRSVKGAQNAVGILDAALKYVDSQRADLGAKQNRLSHSINNLANIQENVESSKSRIKDTDFAKETTELTKNQILQQAGTSILAQAKQLPNSAMSLLQ; this is encoded by the coding sequence ATGGCTGTAACAGTAAGTACTAACGTCGCGGCAATGACGTCTCAGCGTTACCTTAATAAGGCAACAGATAACCTGAATACCTCAATGGAGCGTTTGTCTTCAGGTCACAAGATTAACAGTGCGAAAGATGATGCTGCAGGTATGCAGATCTCTAACCGATTAAACGCACAGTCTCGTGGTCTGGACGTGGCAATGCGAAACGCTAACGATGGTATTTCGATTGCACAAACCGCTGAAGGTGCAATGAACGAGTCCACTGCCATACTTGTACGTATGCGTGACCTGTCCTTGCAGTCAGCTAACGGTTCAAACTCAATGTCTGAACGTCAGGCGATTCATGAAGAGGTTACCGCTCTTCAGGACGAGCTAAACCGTATTGCAGAAACCACTTCCTTCGGTGGACGCAGACTACTAAACGGAACCTTCGGTGAAGCGGCATTCCAGATTGGTGCTAACTCAGGTGAAGCCATGATTATGGGCCTGACCAGTATCCGTGCCGATGATTACCGCATGGGTGGCGAGACATACTACTCTGAGCTTCCGGAAGGTCAGTCAATTGGTAAAGACTGGGGTGTACCAGCTGATGCCAACACCATGACCCTGACACTTAAGGGTGTTAATGAAGGTGAAGACGAGATCATCAACATCAACGCAAAAGCGGGTGATGATATCGAAGAGCTGGCAACCTACATTAACGGTCAGACAGATATGCTGACAGCATCAGTCGGCGAGAACGGTCTGCTACAGATATTCGTTGCAGAGCCTAATGCCGGAGACGGTCTTGATATCGCAGGTCCTTTGGCTGGTCAGATTGGTCTTGGCGGTGCAGAAGCTGTGAATACAACCGCTCAGGATATTGACGTAAGATCGGTGAAAGGCGCTCAGAACGCGGTAGGTATCCTTGATGCTGCATTGAAATATGTAGACAGTCAGCGAGCAGACCTTGGTGCGAAGCAAAACCGTCTAAGTCACAGTATTAACAACCTGGCGAACATCCAGGAAAACGTTGAATCCTCGAAGAGCCGTATCAAAGATACCGACTTTGCGAAGGAAACAACCGAACTTACCAAAAACCAGATTTTGCAACAGGCAGGTACTTCCATTCTTGCTCAAGCAAAACAATTGCCGAACTCTGCGATGTCATTACTTCAGTAA